One genomic region from Stackebrandtia nassauensis DSM 44728 encodes:
- a CDS encoding ABC transporter permease — protein MTKTSLATPPPVALTEPWSWKRLLTAPVFGPCVALVLATVFFATQSATFLTGPSLSLILQQVMVVGTLAIGQTLIILVAGIDLSVGTIMAFGSIVMAKLAVDSGLPWPVAVGAGIATCTVFGLVNGLLVTRIKLPPFIVTLGMLNIAYALTHMYSAEETVTNLPAGMTALGETFAIGDTRVTYGSVLMLVLFGVVAYILGGTAWGQRLYAVGSNAEGTRLTGIPVDRVRLAAFTAAGAIYGIAALLLIARTGVGDPKVGLTENLESITAVVLGGTSLFGGRGAVLGTLVGVLIVGVFRSGLQQMGVGATPQILVTGILVILAVTVDQLARRRNR, from the coding sequence ATGACCAAGACAAGCCTCGCCACGCCGCCGCCGGTGGCGCTGACCGAGCCGTGGAGCTGGAAGCGGCTGTTGACCGCGCCGGTGTTCGGCCCGTGCGTCGCGCTGGTGCTCGCGACGGTGTTCTTCGCCACCCAGTCGGCGACCTTCCTGACCGGCCCCAGCCTGTCGCTGATCCTGCAACAGGTCATGGTGGTGGGAACCCTCGCCATCGGACAGACCCTGATCATCCTGGTCGCCGGTATCGACCTGTCGGTCGGCACCATCATGGCCTTCGGCTCGATCGTGATGGCCAAACTCGCCGTCGACTCCGGACTGCCTTGGCCGGTGGCCGTCGGGGCGGGCATCGCGACGTGCACCGTGTTCGGACTGGTCAACGGCCTGCTCGTCACCCGTATCAAGCTGCCGCCGTTCATCGTCACCCTCGGCATGCTCAACATCGCCTACGCACTGACCCACATGTACTCCGCGGAAGAGACCGTCACCAACCTGCCCGCCGGAATGACCGCCCTGGGCGAGACCTTCGCCATCGGCGACACCCGTGTCACCTACGGCTCGGTGCTGATGCTTGTCCTGTTCGGAGTGGTCGCCTACATACTCGGCGGAACCGCGTGGGGCCAGCGACTGTACGCGGTGGGCAGCAACGCCGAGGGCACCCGGCTGACCGGGATCCCGGTCGACCGGGTGCGACTGGCCGCGTTCACGGCAGCCGGTGCCATCTACGGCATCGCGGCGTTGCTGCTCATCGCCCGCACCGGCGTCGGCGACCCCAAGGTCGGACTCACCGAGAACCTCGAGTCCATCACCGCGGTCGTCTTGGGCGGCACCAGCCTGTTCGGCGGGCGCGGCGCGGTGCTGGGCACCCTCGTCGGCGTCCTGATCGTCGGCGTGTTCCGCAGTGGACTGCAGCAGATGGGCGTCGGCGCCACGCCGCAGATCCTGGTCACCGGCATCCTCGTCATCCTCGCCGTGACCGTCGATCAGTTGGCCCGCAGGAGGAACCGATGA